Proteins encoded together in one Catellatospora citrea window:
- a CDS encoding SRPBCC family protein: MKYTVSIEIDLPRERVVQLLADPAQMPKWLRGLVLHEPLSGVHGQVGAKSRVVLQMGQQKFECTETITRREPADLHRIPKDSVVHFEREIVGEGMWSAARERLTEAGPAATLWVSENEYRFSGLLMRLVGLLMPGTFRKQSLQHMHDFKAFAEQGKDVREANG; the protein is encoded by the coding sequence GTGAAGTACACCGTCTCGATCGAGATCGACCTACCGCGGGAGCGGGTGGTCCAGCTGCTCGCCGACCCGGCACAGATGCCGAAGTGGCTGCGTGGCCTGGTGCTGCACGAGCCGCTGAGCGGGGTGCACGGGCAGGTCGGCGCCAAGTCACGGGTCGTGCTGCAGATGGGGCAGCAGAAGTTCGAGTGCACCGAGACCATCACGCGCCGGGAACCGGCAGACCTGCACCGGATCCCGAAAGACAGCGTCGTTCACTTCGAGCGCGAGATCGTCGGCGAGGGCATGTGGAGCGCCGCGCGCGAACGGCTGACCGAAGCAGGTCCGGCGGCGACGCTCTGGGTGAGCGAGAACGAGTACCGGTTCAGCGGCTTGCTGATGCGGCTGGTGGGACTCCTGATGCCCGGCACCTTCCGCAAGCAGTCGCTACAGCACATGCACGACTTCAAGGCGTTCGCCGAACAGGGAAAGGACGTCCGCGAAGCGAACGGCTGA
- a CDS encoding VOC family protein: protein MVDILARMAIARLPLIAVDCPDPGALARFYGAMLDWQVDVSADRASACPEDGQCIAFHRVADYTPPTWPGQERPKQMHLDMLVDDLDVAERAVLALGATRHPDQPGTSYRVFLDPAGHPFCLCLE, encoded by the coding sequence ATGGTCGATATCCTGGCGCGCATGGCCATCGCTCGTCTGCCCCTCATCGCCGTCGACTGTCCCGATCCCGGTGCGCTCGCCAGGTTCTACGGCGCGATGCTGGATTGGCAGGTCGACGTCTCCGCCGACCGGGCTTCGGCCTGTCCCGAGGACGGCCAGTGCATCGCCTTCCATCGGGTGGCCGACTACACGCCGCCGACGTGGCCGGGCCAGGAGCGACCCAAGCAGATGCACCTGGACATGCTCGTCGACGACCTCGACGTCGCCGAGCGGGCAGTGCTCGCCCTCGGGGCGACCAGACACCCGGACCAGCCCGGCACCTCCTACCGGGTTTTCCTGGATCCTGCAGGTCACCCCTTCTGCCTTTGCCTGGAATGA
- a CDS encoding MBL fold metallo-hydrolase — MADADIHEIAPNLCVIEGHHPHRMWEDPDIPTIAVYRGASTLYLLDTGVGPQQRSSILAAAQKHGPADELIILSSHGHIDHLGNNDVVDDIAATSKRNYFPRAGRPGLEPKTFFRAMYERGAPYFDYLDGLDLDADTVSSLLRGIGADPRATPDAIAHLGDAVEAAGVVPAISKLLPGLVVDILMSTYPPVNIRAEAIHDYEELGPPRDITIGRTMWRGWIFGGGEVHVFQTGGHSAGGCVFYLPEHRFLMFADETTGIPIWADSDPANTIRTMRGALEMMDSGHLSTVCAGHRPMLPQSNDEARATLNGVIAGAEEFTATVRDGIAEHPDGVCIDELYAELVAAAAPDSMIFVLKRLQFPVFATFLKLTLANECLLRGYRQGRDDRGRITFRA, encoded by the coding sequence ATGGCTGACGCCGACATACACGAGATCGCCCCGAACCTCTGCGTCATCGAGGGCCACCACCCGCACCGCATGTGGGAGGACCCGGATATCCCGACCATCGCGGTCTACCGCGGCGCGTCGACTCTCTACCTGCTCGACACCGGCGTCGGCCCGCAGCAGCGAAGCTCGATCCTCGCCGCCGCGCAGAAGCACGGGCCCGCCGACGAACTGATCATCCTCTCCAGCCACGGGCACATCGACCACCTCGGCAACAACGACGTCGTCGACGACATCGCAGCGACCAGCAAACGGAACTACTTCCCGCGCGCCGGCCGGCCCGGACTCGAACCCAAGACGTTCTTCCGGGCGATGTACGAGCGCGGCGCACCGTATTTCGACTACCTCGACGGCCTGGACCTCGACGCGGACACGGTCAGCTCACTGCTGCGCGGCATCGGCGCCGACCCCCGGGCGACGCCGGACGCCATCGCCCACCTCGGCGATGCCGTCGAGGCCGCCGGTGTCGTCCCGGCGATCTCGAAACTGCTGCCCGGGCTCGTCGTCGACATTCTGATGAGCACCTACCCGCCCGTGAACATCCGTGCCGAAGCGATCCACGACTACGAGGAACTCGGCCCCCCACGCGACATCACGATCGGCCGGACCATGTGGCGCGGATGGATCTTCGGCGGCGGCGAGGTCCACGTCTTCCAGACCGGGGGCCACTCGGCGGGAGGCTGCGTCTTCTACCTCCCCGAGCATCGTTTCCTCATGTTCGCAGACGAGACGACCGGCATCCCCATCTGGGCGGACAGCGACCCCGCCAACACGATCCGCACGATGCGCGGCGCACTGGAGATGATGGACTCCGGCCACCTCAGCACCGTGTGCGCGGGCCACCGCCCCATGCTGCCCCAGTCGAACGACGAGGCACGCGCCACGCTCAACGGGGTCATCGCAGGCGCGGAGGAGTTCACGGCGACCGTGCGCGACGGCATCGCTGAACACCCCGACGGTGTATGCATCGACGAGCTCTACGCCGAACTGGTCGCGGCCGCCGCACCCGACTCGATGATCTTCGTGTTGAAACGGCTCCAGTTCCCGGTCTTCGCGACCTTCCTCAAGCTGACGCTGGCCAACGAGTGCCTTCTGCGGGGCTATCGGCAGGGCCGCGACGACAGAGGCCGCATCACGTTCCGCGCCTGA
- a CDS encoding class I SAM-dependent methyltransferase: MADWDGAGYAHISGLQRAMATACLESVEVAGTEHVLDVGCGDGYVTRLIASRVPDGSVLGVDPSPRMIETARTADDQLTNVSFEVGDVTTMAYGPDFDLVVSFNALHWVTDQQTAYRNIAAALTPGGRALVQFVCGGPRRSVEGVAMEVTHDPRWVTAFDGFTPPFVHIQPDDLPAIAGGAGLKVTDQSVVDREWDFGSREQFAQWCTVGFSDWASRLPAADVPAFVDAVVDRYQTVVGRPGVFRFLQLRAELRPSRQ; the protein is encoded by the coding sequence ATGGCCGACTGGGACGGTGCCGGGTACGCGCACATCAGCGGCCTGCAGCGTGCGATGGCGACGGCCTGCCTGGAGTCTGTCGAGGTCGCGGGCACCGAGCATGTGCTCGACGTGGGCTGCGGCGACGGGTACGTGACGCGGCTGATCGCGTCACGGGTGCCGGACGGCTCCGTCCTCGGCGTCGACCCGTCACCACGGATGATCGAGACGGCTCGCACCGCCGATGACCAGCTGACGAACGTGTCATTCGAGGTCGGTGACGTCACCACCATGGCGTACGGGCCGGACTTCGACCTCGTGGTCTCGTTCAACGCACTGCACTGGGTGACCGACCAGCAGACCGCGTACCGCAACATCGCGGCGGCGCTGACCCCCGGCGGCCGAGCACTCGTGCAGTTCGTCTGCGGCGGTCCTCGCCGAAGCGTCGAGGGCGTCGCGATGGAGGTGACGCACGATCCGCGCTGGGTAACCGCGTTCGACGGCTTCACGCCGCCGTTCGTGCACATCCAGCCCGATGACCTGCCCGCGATCGCGGGCGGCGCGGGCCTGAAGGTCACCGATCAGTCGGTCGTCGACCGCGAATGGGACTTCGGCTCGCGTGAGCAGTTCGCGCAGTGGTGCACGGTCGGGTTCTCGGACTGGGCGTCGCGCCTGCCGGCCGCGGACGTTCCCGCGTTCGTCGACGCCGTCGTCGACAGGTATCAGACGGTTGTGGGCCGACCCGGTGTGTTCCGGTTCCTGCAG